Part of the Pomacea canaliculata isolate SZHN2017 linkage group LG11, ASM307304v1, whole genome shotgun sequence genome is shown below.
CGAACGTAAGAACAAGGCTGGCAACGATTTTATATGACTCTTACAGATGCAAATTTTTGCCAAATTTAGTCAAACAAGATCGTCTATATTTTGTCAAGGCATTTTCACTTTGCTTACTTTTTAAGAGCAGTAAACTTTGATTCCATGCGTAAAGAGTACCCTTCCATACTGAAACACAAACTCTATCAGCTCTTTGACATTCCTTGCAGCAGAGATATAAAATACAACGACACGAGCAGGTAACCCTTAATATCCTAGTGTGTGCTGCATGAACGCTGGGGCAAAAGCGTGAATTAGCAGATGATTGGCAAGATATACCTCCCTACTCTCCTTGTCGTATCCTCACTATGGTGGAAGTGCGGCCAAGGTTTCATACACCGCTACCGTGCCGGTataccacgaacttgcattactggactgctttcacaattttttttccccagttaactactcgaacgaggcaggtgtatacaaagcttccggtttactcacattcattgttcaggctcaccgagactaacagcggagaacttcgcaagcgttagtctcggcagacagacagcagtccagcTACACAGTCCGCGGGTAGACCTGTCAAAGTCTAAGTGTTTGTCTTACCCAGGGTCTAAGCTAAACTCCAACCACACGCACCATACTTCGCCTGATCAtagatgcattttaaaaataacgcTCTCAAGAAAAATCATAAAGGTTCTCAGTAACGGTgctggacaaaataaaaaagatgggTGTAGGATTGACCACCGTCAGTACAGCCAACGCACCATACGCAGTTACCGTACTTCAATACCTTCAAAAGTGAACTTCGTGATGCTTAGATTATATCCAATAGAgcgtgttgttttgtgtgtttttattaatGAATCGAGACTGCTTAGACGTATCCAATTTTTTTATAGTCGTGATTTGCACAAGTAGAGACTttgtagaaaaagaaattaatcgGTACTTGTATATAGAACAAATACTTCCGGTTTCAGGTATTAGGCCATGCACGTTCATAATTTCtggattatttatatttctctttttttttcttgtccttatATAGGTAAGAAAAGATGGTTCCTAATGTCATATCTCGTCACATGAACCCATTATCAAATTATCATTGCAATTAGGctctttctgttgtattttaaacatatttaattttGGTAATTGTGTAGGTACAATGCCCTCTTCCAAGACCACAAAAAGAGCTCGTCCCAAGAGAGTGGAAAAGGTGATCAACCCCTTGACAGGGAGATCGGTGACCGTTAAGGAGAATAAGCGACGAAAACAAGACACAGATGTTGTTGCTCCCTCCCAGCAACCGATCCTGACACCACAGGTACAAGACACAGATGTTGCTGCTCCCTCCCAGCAGCCGATCCTCACGCCACAGGTACAAGACACAGATGTTGCTGCTCCCTCCCAGCAGCCGATCCTCACGCCACAGGTACAAGACACAGATGTTGCTGCTCCCTCCCAGCAACTGATCCTGACGCCACATGTACAAGACACAGTTTTTGCTGCTCCTTCCCAGCAACTGATTCCCACGACATTATGCATTGATGCATTTGAATCTATAGTCATAGGTATGTATGAAGGGTTCTCCAGTTATGAGCTGCCTTTCATAAACTGgagacagttttgttttgtatatctgttttgttctgtttttttcctttgtgcaTATGGTCTGCCTAGTGTACATTTTTGTAATGGCAGTCAATACTAACACTTGAGTAAATCTGTACCAAACAAACCTAAAAACATTCATAGACAGGCGtgttaaaaatcataaaaataaaaaatttctccTTATTGTCTTTGATCCAGAAAATGGAGCAAGGCCTGAtgtgaagaaagaagtaaagtGTTCTGACAAATGGGAAAAGACATGTCAGGAACTACTGATTGTGCACACTGAGCTGTGCACTGTTCCAGATCAAAGACAGTGTATCTGTTGTGGCTTCAATTTACCAACAGTCCGCTGTTTGGACTGCGGCAGCCATGTACTTTTCTGTGAGGAAGACTTTGTTGAGCATCACAAGAATGCTGCATTTCATAGTCCAGAAATATGGAATGTAAGAAACACTTAGTATTTAAGGATATAGGGACAACTACAtctgcaaaaaaatatttgtgtgtatgtcagCTGCATTTTTGACAATTTCATTAGAACATGCTTTTTAAAGGcttttctgctttatttcctAGGGACATTGTTTTGTGCCGTATGCAGCCAACTTGCCTGTACTTGTGCATAACAATCACAAGGTACCAAATTGTGCAAAACATACCAAGGAAATCACTGTGATTGGAATGAGAGGTAAAATGTGAGCTTGTGTactttaaacaataaacataaaacacagtAGGCAATGATGTTCTAGGTTTGGCTTGCTACATCatgaatgaaaacattcttGTTTGTATCAGGTCACCCACAGCTGTTTACTTTTGAATTCTGCACATGTGAGAGTGACAACGTTACACTACTGCGCCATCGCCTTTGGGCTTCTTCCCCAGAAATGCCATCTTTGGCTTTGAAACTGGATATCATGGAGTGGCTGCATGCATTAGCACTTGAACGTCAAGTTTCATTTAAGGGGTCTGTCAATGCCTTGGCAACCAGACTTAGCAAGATAGAGAATATGAACAGCAAGGTTAGTTATTGCctttttcttgttaaatttGTTTCCAGTTCCATTACTAAAGTCATTAAGCACTTTTACAGTACTGAGAGAgttcattattatatttatgtaatGGATgtgtagtgtatatatatatatttactttcttcAATAGGCTGGAAAAATAGGGTcacaaactttcataaattattGGCTTGGGAAtaagattaaaatatattattgtgGGTTTGCCCATGATGTGCATGTCATTACCATAAAACCCTATGTGTAATTATATGAAGGGTTTTATGGAAAATTTATCAGAGGCAATATGAAACAAGATGGTCAGCAATAGTGATGGTGTAGGGCATTGGGATAGAATCTTATTTTGGGTGACCAGTAGTTTGGAGTTAACTTGATTTCCACTAGAGGATGCCACCTATTTCAGAGCTGACTGTTTGTGGTTCTTTAATGGTTCTCCAGCTTCTTCCTGGACTTCATAGTGATTCAGGATGCAGCCCAGAAAAGATTCCAAATGTTTACACTTTGTAAAGTAGTAGCACCAGGCTCCCTATGTGAATAATTGCATGTGCTCTGTTATATGTGTTACTTTAGAGAGATAGCTTGATGCACACAGTAGCTTATATAGATGGCTCAACAATAgtacataaattttcttttagcaTCCTGCATCAGTATTATTTTAGATTTGTATTATCATTATAAGTTATGCCTAAGCTCATGTGTGATTAGCAGGTCAAGGGAGTATACCAGGCCCTAATAACTGATGCATTTACACTGTACATGCGTCATGAGTACCAGTTGGTGAAGCTGCAGCGAGTTGATCCATATTCTCCTGCCTCTCATGTAAGTTGTTTACATTCAGAGAATGGACTGTAATAATTGCAGGGCAGCGAAGGTTGATGCCttgcggctctatgctcctcgaggagaaacaaggactaaactaactaaagGTTGATGCCAGTCCCCCGTCTTTAATTTTATGCATAGTTTGGTAATAGGAGAGTGTTGAtagaaatgtataaattatGTGATTaccattaaaatgaaaatttttatgtTGAATGTAGGTGGTGAAAGAAGAAATTgaagttaaaacaaaataccCTGCAACTGATGGAAATCAGCCAGTGTTGTCTGAATACTCTGAAAACGTTAGTAATACTTGTGTTGTTTCACCCGctgtgttttttctgtcttactgGCATATTTGCTGATGAATGCTTTGCACCTTTGCTGAGTTTGTACTAATATGGATTTCTTACAGAGCCGAATGTTTTAATTTGGTGTAAATTTTAGTCTGGTGAGAAAAGAGTCTTTCAAAGAAAGTCCTGTTTGTCAATGTGAATATGTGTTTGCATATGCAGGTTGCACTTGTAAACATCAGACTTTTCTATAATGTTCTTATTCCTCATTTCCATTCTCCCTCTCTATTCTTATACACTGTTTGGtaataacaatgatgataaaagtaTATGGAGGATGTGATTTTGatagaaatgaatttttttttaatgttaaatgtagGTGATCAAAGAAGAGACTGCAAAAGACCCTGCAATGAATGTAAGTCAGCCAGTCTGTCTGAATACTCCTGATTAGGTGAGAAATATTTGAGTTGTTTCACTTgctgtgttttttctctctcattagTTATTTGTTAACAAATTCTTTGCATCTTCGCTGAGTTTAAATGCTGATCTGATTTTCTTACTGAGCCAAGTATGTTTAAATGCTGATCTGATTTTCTTACTGAGCcaagtatttttatttgatgtgaaCTTTAGTCTGGGAAGAAAAGAGTCTTTCAGACAAATCCCTGTCTGTCAACGTGAATGTATTTATATGAATGTGTGATCCTTTGCATATGTAAGTTGCACTTGTAATCATCAGGCTCTTCATTAGAGTTTTTATTATTCCTCATTTTCAGctgctctgttttttttttatattgtctttcACAGCTTCTCTTCCTGTTCTGTCAGTTTTATCTCATACcttagtctctctctttctgttttaatctctcacacacacacatacaatgaatgttttgttttctctctcacgcatACACACTATTTCAAATCCTTTTTtagcagacatttattttaataaatttgatttcttttctaGTGATTATTTTTCTGCGTAATTTCACATTTCATAGTGTCTGCTCTTCACCCACTTCACATAGAATTTCTCACAGACTGCCTTCACTGTTGGTTCTTGCATCATCCAGCAAAATCTACTGCACAAGTACCTTGGTATGAATCCTCGCATGGCTCTGAAATGTGGACAggttttttgaaaatattttttactttaacaaCAATATAccatgtgattaaaatattaaagaaaggaAGCCTATATTGGCAAGAAATATGCGTTTTTATGTTTCTGGCTTTTCTACTTGAAGAAagattgtgttttattttttcgtttGTGTTCACCAGCTTCCTACAGCTGTTTCTGTGTTTGGAGCACAAAGCTGATTGTGTATACTGCTTGAGAATGTGAATGCACTTGTATTTACATGCACGcatgtgtttacatgtataaATTTGTGTCTGCACATGGTGCATGGATGTGTGCACTCATgtagatgcgtgtgtgtgcatttgtctaTGTcggtgtttgaatgtgtttgtatAAGTGCAACAGTACATAGATCAGCCTTCCGACGTTTAGCATCTTTTGATTATTTCTCGAAAATTCTGCACAGCCTGTCTTATTCATGATCAAATCTTCGTGACAAGGATCTTAGCGGAAGTTCAAGTGTTTCATGATTGCATTTGACTTTCAGCATTCTCAGTGCTTCCAGGAAATGTGCTGTTGCTATCCCACAGAACTGATCAACACAGAAACATACCTTCATTCACTGTCTTTTAACGACACGTtaacaaaaaatactttgattttTGAGTAgactgtaataataatgaggatttatacaGCGTCTTTccaaacatttttgctttgaGAGCTTTACATAAATATCTATAGACTAAATCATAAACATGCACTCAAATTCACATATAACAAACATCTACTACAGACGCTGCtcatacacaaatacagacacatgcacGATCAGTGTCTCAGTgaagtcgttctgaaaagaggtggagaaaggaatagttgAGTTGTTCATAGATactgaggaagagagagaaagatgactTAAAAATTCCTTTGGACAAGTAGCAGCTCAATCTTATCGCCATtcagttgcagtctgttttgGAGCATCCAGGACTTAACATCATCTAAACATCTCTGTGTCCGTAGGACAGATTCGTCTGAGTAaacaccattcacacacacagtccgtgAGGTCAAAACCAGGTCAAAGCAACATCATGGATAGAGTGGTGAAGTCTGTGTAGAAGTATATAACGATATACAGTATCAAATGCAGATGACAAGTCTAACAACTCCAGAGAAGACACTTTGTCATTGTCAGCACTGAGGAGCAGGTCATTACCATGGTCTTTTCTGTAACCTGACAAGGAGG
Proteins encoded:
- the LOC112574886 gene encoding uncharacterized protein LOC112574886 isoform X3, giving the protein MPKLNCRRTLLVKERTVKHFNARTGKFETVIASAVSDVQPVQESIRMIFNPVTRKLVRANINADSNVQQPVVYPDPEVCVSNDTQDKCGRLNSPNTLLVKERTVKHFNPRTRKFETVTVPAVSDVQPVQERIRRIFNPVTRKLTRVYAGSKVQQPVVCPDPEVCVSNDTQDKCESGARPYSTVTVQQKQQVRDTPTVQQNQQVQDTPTVQQNQQVRDTPTVQQNQQVQDTPTVQQNQQVQDTATVQQKTQVQDTTTSQQTQQVQDTNFAASSQRPTVCIDVFEFSAEGTMPSSKTTKRARPKRVEKVINPLTGRSVTVKENKRRKQDTDVVAPSQQPILTPQVQDTDVAAPSQQPILTPQVQDTDVAAPSQQPILTPQVQDTDVAAPSQQLILTPHVQDTVFAAPSQQLIPTTLCIDAFESIVIENGARPDVKKEVKCSDKWEKTCQELLIVHTELCTVPDQRQCICCGFNLPTVRCLDCGSHVLFCEEDFVEHHKNAAFHSPEIWNGHCFVPYAANLPVLVHNNHKVPNCAKHTKEITVIGMRGHPQLFTFEFCTCESDNVTLLRHRLWASSPEMPSLALKLDIMEWLHALALERQVSFKGSVNALATRLSKIENMNSKQVKGVYQALITDAFTLYMRHEYQLVKLQRVDPYSPASHVVKEEIEVKTKYPATDGNQPVLSEYSENVIKEETAKDPAMNCLLFTHFT
- the LOC112574886 gene encoding uncharacterized protein LOC112574886 isoform X1: MPKLNCRRTLLVKERTVKHFNARTGKFETVIASAVSDVQPVQESIRMIFNPVTRKLVRANINADSNVQQPVVYPDPEVCVSNDTQDKCGRLNSPNTLLVKERTVKHFNPRTRKFETVTVPAVSDVQPVQERIRRIFNPVTRKLTRVYAGSKVQQPVVCPDPEVCVSNDTQDKCESGARPYSTVTVQQKQQVRDTPTVQQNQQVQDTPTVQQNQQVRDTPTVQQNQQVQDTPTVQQNQQVQDTATVQQKTQVQDTTTSQQTQQVQDTNFAASSQRPTVCIDVFEFSAEGTMPSSKTTKRARPKRVEKVINPLTGRSVTVKENKRRKQDTDVVAPSQQPILTPQVQDTDVAAPSQQPILTPQVQDTDVAAPSQQPILTPQVQDTDVAAPSQQLILTPHVQDTVFAAPSQQLIPTTLCIDAFESIVIENGARPDVKKEVKCSDKWEKTCQELLIVHTELCTVPDQRQCICCGFNLPTVRCLDCGSHVLFCEEDFVEHHKNAAFHSPEIWNGHCFVPYAANLPVLVHNNHKVPNCAKHTKEITVIGMRGHPQLFTFEFCTCESDNVTLLRHRLWASSPEMPSLALKLDIMEWLHALALERQVSFKGSVNALATRLSKIENMNSKQVKGVYQALITDAFTLYMRHEYQLVKLQRVDPYSPASHVVKEEIEVKTKYPATDGNQPVLSEYSENVIKEETAKDPAMNVSQPVCLNTPD
- the LOC112574886 gene encoding uncharacterized protein LOC112574886 isoform X2, which translates into the protein MPKLNCRRTLLVKERTVKHFNARTGKFETVIASAVSDVQPVQESIRMIFNPVTRKLVRANINADSNVQQPVVYPDPEVCVSNDTQDKCGRLNSPNTLLVKERTVKHFNPRTRKFETVTVPAVSDVQPVQERIRRIFNPVTRKLTRVYAGSKVQQPVVCPDPEVCVSNDTQDKCESGARPYSTVTVQQKQQVRDTPTVQQNQQVQDTPTVQQNQQVRDTPTVQQNQQVQDTPTVQQNQQVQDTATVQQKTQVQDTTTSQQTQQVQDTNFAASSQRPTVCIDVFEFSAEGTMPSSKTTKRARPKRVEKVINPLTGRSVTVKENKRRKQDTDVVAPSQQPILTPQVQDTDVAAPSQQPILTPQVQDTDVAAPSQQPILTPQVQDTDVAAPSQQLILTPHVQDTVFAAPSQQLIPTTLCIDAFESIVIENGARPDVKKEVKCSDKWEKTCQELLIVHTELCTVPDQRQCICCGFNLPTVRCLDCGSHVLFCEEDFVEHHKNAAFHSPEIWNGHCFVPYAANLPVLVHNNHKVPNCAKHTKEITVIGMRGHPQLFTFEFCTCESDNVTLLRHRLWASSPEMPSLALKLDIMEWLHALALERQVSFKGSVNALATRLSKIENMNSKVKGVYQALITDAFTLYMRHEYQLVKLQRVDPYSPASHVVKEEIEVKTKYPATDGNQPVLSEYSENVIKEETAKDPAMNVSQPVCLNTPD
- the LOC112574886 gene encoding uncharacterized protein LOC112574886 isoform X5, whose product is MPKLNCRRTLLVKERTVKHFNARTGKFETVIASAVSDVQPVQESIRMIFNPVTRKLVRANINADSNVQQPVVYPDPEVCVSNDTQDKCGRLNSPNTLLVKERTVKHFNPRTRKFETVTVPAVSDVQPVQERIRRIFNPVTRKLTRVYAGSKVQQPVVCPDPEVCVSNDTQDKCESGARPYSTVTVQQKQQVRDTPTVQQNQQVQDTPTVQQNQQVQDTATVQQKTQVQDTTTSQQTQQVQDTNFAASSQRPTVCIDVFEFSAEGTMPSSKTTKRARPKRVEKVINPLTGRSVTVKENKRRKQDTDVVAPSQQPILTPQVQDTDVAAPSQQPILTPQVQDTDVAAPSQQPILTPQVQDTDVAAPSQQLILTPHVQDTVFAAPSQQLIPTTLCIDAFESIVIENGARPDVKKEVKCSDKWEKTCQELLIVHTELCTVPDQRQCICCGFNLPTVRCLDCGSHVLFCEEDFVEHHKNAAFHSPEIWNGHCFVPYAANLPVLVHNNHKVPNCAKHTKEITVIGMRGHPQLFTFEFCTCESDNVTLLRHRLWASSPEMPSLALKLDIMEWLHALALERQVSFKGSVNALATRLSKIENMNSKQVKGVYQALITDAFTLYMRHEYQLVKLQRVDPYSPASHVVKEEIEVKTKYPATDGNQPVLSEYSENVIKEETAKDPAMNVSQPVCLNTPD
- the LOC112574886 gene encoding uncharacterized protein LOC112574886 isoform X4; translation: MPKLNCRRTLLVKERTVKHFNARTGKFETVIASAVSDVQPVQESIRMIFNPVTRKLVRANINADSNVQQPVVYPDPEVCVSNDTQDKCGRLNSPNTLLVKERTVKHFNPRTRKFETVTVPAVSDVQPVQERIRRIFNPVTRKLTRVYAGSKVQQPVVCPDPEVCVSNDTQDKCESGARPYSTVTVQQNQQVRDTPTVQQNQQVQDTPTVQQNQQVQDTATVQQKTQVQDTTTSQQTQQVQDTNFAASSQRPTVCIDVFEFSAEGTMPSSKTTKRARPKRVEKVINPLTGRSVTVKENKRRKQDTDVVAPSQQPILTPQVQDTDVAAPSQQPILTPQVQDTDVAAPSQQPILTPQVQDTDVAAPSQQLILTPHVQDTVFAAPSQQLIPTTLCIDAFESIVIENGARPDVKKEVKCSDKWEKTCQELLIVHTELCTVPDQRQCICCGFNLPTVRCLDCGSHVLFCEEDFVEHHKNAAFHSPEIWNGHCFVPYAANLPVLVHNNHKVPNCAKHTKEITVIGMRGHPQLFTFEFCTCESDNVTLLRHRLWASSPEMPSLALKLDIMEWLHALALERQVSFKGSVNALATRLSKIENMNSKQVKGVYQALITDAFTLYMRHEYQLVKLQRVDPYSPASHVVKEEIEVKTKYPATDGNQPVLSEYSENVIKEETAKDPAMNVSQPVCLNTPD